The sequence below is a genomic window from Methanosarcinales archaeon.
ATACAATCTCATATTGTTCATTTCCCCACAATATAATTTGTTAACTTTATCTATAAATAGATGTATACTATAAACAATTGGAGGTGAAATTGGCTTCATTCAGAAATAGTTATTATTAATATAAATAAAAACAGAACAGATATTTGGAGTTGATTTTACAACCTAATACAATCCGAGGGTATATTATGGAAGATAAGAACATACGTAACATTAGTCTGGGTATAATCGTAATATCTTTATTGATTTTAATAGCATTGCTTGCCTCACCTCTTTTTGGTATTGGCCCATTTAACAAATCTCCTGCTTGTGACATTGGATTCCTGCATATAAAGATCATTGATGATAATGAAACTGATACCTTGAGTATGGTGGCCAGTGGAACCACGTCAAAGGTGGGTATGAAATTCTACGTAAACGATATTATGGTGGCAGAAAGAACTGTTGATCCAAAAGATGTGATAAAGATTCAGGGTGATTTCGGTGCTGTTGGTGAAACTGCTGATGTGGAAGTCATCACAAAATTTGATGTTTCTCTATATAAAGGGACAGTTACCATCCAATCATCGTGAATTAACAATGTACTATCTCATCCCACAACCTTAAGGCCTGACACCTTTATGGTCGGGATTATGATAGTACCCAGTACTTTCACATCCCTTCCCGCACCATTTATGTTTTGCAGCAACTGAAACACGTTTCCAGTCAGCATCGCTGACTTTATCGGACTTCCAACTTCCCCGTCCTTTATCAAAAATGAATTTCTGGCCTCCACACTAAAATCCCCTGAAATAGGATTTGCAGTATGAGCACCTATTACTGAACCCACAAGTAAACCCTTTGGAGTTTCAGCAATCACATCACTGGGCGGGAATTCCAGTTTCATGTTGCGAATATTAATGGATGTGGTCTGTGCATAACTGTTCCTTACGGCATTACCAGTTGATTCCACTCCACCTTTACCTGCAGTATATGTATCGTACAGGTACGTGCAAAGCTCACCATTGCGAATAATATGGTTCTTTCTTGACGGCGTTCCTTCATAATCGGATTTGGCTGAACCGATACCTCCTTCCAGCATTCCATCATCCACGATGTCCAGCCCCTCAACAGTCAATTGACCTCCCATTTTGCCTGTTAGTGCTGAACGCCCTTTTTGGACATTATCAGCACTCAGGGAGGGTAATAAAGTACTCTCAAGTATATCTGCTATAGCACTGGGTTTTAAGAGCACCTCGGTCTCGCAGGTTTCTATCCCCACACCATTAACTGAAGCTGCCGCCTGTCTGGCCGCTTCCTCCCCGATATGATAAAAATCAATATCCAGATTTCGTGAAATATCAAATTCGTAAGCGTTCGCCAGTCCATTACCCTCTCCGGACCTGCATTCCATATACCCGTCGATCCTGGTGGTCTTTTCTTTAACTTCCACACAACTGGTATTTAGTATGAGGTAATCAGAACTTGAACAGGTGAACTTTCCAGTGGTCGGAATGGCTTCTTCTGCAGAGACTGCCCCCTCTATCATACTGGTGGAAAGTTCGATACAGGTATCAATATCCACACTCTCGATCCTGGGATCAAATATCCTGGCAACCTTTTTGTATGTGGAACCCCTGGCCAGTCCGGTCCATTCAGGGTCACTTGCCCGCACCTTTGCCGAGCTTACTGCAGCCCGGGCAGCATTCTCGATATGTAGGGGCATATTAGTTGAGGAAAAACCAATGGCACCACCTAC
It includes:
- a CDS encoding TldD/PmbA family protein; the protein is MSDINLIYNMAEKALKAARQAGADEVEVFGLSARSIHVDIQLDKIDLARETHSRGLGIKAIVGGAIGFSSTNMPLHIENAARAAVSSAKVRASDPEWTGLARGSTYKKVARIFDPRIESVDIDTCIELSTSMIEGAVSAEEAIPTTGKFTCSSSDYLILNTSCVEVKEKTTRIDGYMECRSGEGNGLANAYEFDISRNLDIDFYHIGEEAARQAAASVNGVGIETCETEVLLKPSAIADILESTLLPSLSADNVQKGRSALTGKMGGQLTVEGLDIVDDGMLEGGIGSAKSDYEGTPSRKNHIIRNGELCTYLYDTYTAGKGGVESTGNAVRNSYAQTTSINIRNMKLEFPPSDVIAETPKGLLVGSVIGAHTANPISGDFSVEARNSFLIKDGEVGSPIKSAMLTGNVFQLLQNINGAGRDVKVLGTIIIPTIKVSGLKVVG